In the Purpureocillium takamizusanense chromosome 5, complete sequence genome, one interval contains:
- a CDS encoding uncharacterized protein (EggNog:ENOG503P494~antiSMASH:Cluster_5.1~COG:S) — protein sequence MATRIFNSRILFSSALVATATAGVYTALIYRRVSATPLSTITSANSVSESFAKSTTIRNLVNPRGYVALTDSRSVTLELPSRDAADDDEERTGEPQNPSDQVILASFVKGFFGGRVFALERIALGVLRLQAGPFPGLTTPEKPIWSTEELSNDALPPPSSTIFGAFRVAAIDIADASARDESIAPAESSTTSSVDVLYGSSEGQFAGCHRFSVCCEGSQVKLSLECVTCNPTVDKPLSPAIMFWFHRVYAMLLFRDALYNVRQVARLQ from the exons ATGGCAACCAGAATTTTCAACAGCAGAATACTGTTTTCGTCGGCCCTTGTCgccactgccaccgccggcgtGTACACGGCGCTAATATACCGCCGCGTGTCGGCCACACCACTCAGCACCATTACGAGCGCAAACTCCGTGTCAGAGTCATTTGCCAAATCCACGACAATTCGCAACCTCGTGAATCCCCGGGGGTATGTCGCGTTGACAGACTCGCGCTCCGTGACGTTGGAGCTGCCAAGCCGTGACGCggcggatgacgacgaggaacggACTGGCGAGCCGCAGAACCCGTCCGACCAAGTTATTCTGGCCAGCTTTGTCAAGGGGTTCTTTGGAGGCAGAGTGTTTGCGCTGGAGCGAATTGCCCTCGGGGTCTTGCGGCTGCAAGCTGGTCCCTTCCCTG ggTTGACCACGCCGGAGAAACCCATCTGGAGCACTGAAGAGCTGTCAAACGACGCcctgcctcctccctcttccaCCATTTTCGGTGCCTTCCGGGTTGCTGCAATCGACATCGCGGACGCATCGGCTCGTGACGAGTCAATAGCTCCTGCGGAGAGTAGCACGACCAGCTCCGTCGACGTCTTGTACGGCTCCAGCGAGGGGCAGTTTGCGGGCTGCCATCGCTTTAGCGTCTGCTGCGAAGGCAGCCAAGTCAAACTCTCGCTCGAGTGCGTGACGTGCAACCCGACTGTCGACAAGCCGTTGAGCCCGGCAATCATGTTCTGGTTTCACAGAGTGTACGCCATGCTACTCTTCCGGGACGCGCTATACAACGTGCGTCAGGTAGCTCGACTGCAGTGA